One genomic window of Clostridioides sp. ES-S-0054-01 includes the following:
- a CDS encoding amidohydrolase — protein MQQSLKLEYQTKELVKDFVIESCNSIKPWLINVRRELHKIPELALEEKLTKQKVISYLKEIGIDYVEFTKHNGIMAYILKENANKTICIRADMDALPIEEENDIPYKSIHARKMHACGHDAHTSMLLGACKVLHSIKDKLNINVKFLFQPAEEGFGGAKFLVEDGCLENPKADYIFGLHVMPHIETGFIETKYDTLNASVDTIKINVKGKRAHGAYPENGIDAIVTASQIVTSLQTIISRNLEPNNAAVLTIGKIYGGDAHNVICEDVKLEGTLRTLNSKTRNFVIDKITKIVEDTASAFGCIGTLHVSDENYPAVINEKELVDTVISSTKELLGEEKFILRPNPSLGGEDFSFYTEHCKGAFFHLGCKNEEKGLISPLHTSNFNIDEDCLPIGVMMHVMNTLYFN, from the coding sequence ATGCAACAGTCTTTAAAATTAGAATATCAAACTAAAGAATTAGTAAAAGATTTTGTAATAGAAAGCTGTAATTCTATAAAACCTTGGCTAATAAATGTAAGAAGAGAATTACACAAAATTCCAGAATTAGCTCTTGAAGAAAAACTTACCAAGCAAAAAGTCATTTCATATTTAAAAGAAATAGGAATTGATTATGTTGAATTTACAAAACACAATGGGATTATGGCATATATCTTAAAAGAAAATGCAAATAAAACAATTTGTATAAGAGCAGATATGGATGCTCTTCCTATAGAAGAAGAAAATGATATACCTTATAAATCAATACATGCTAGAAAAATGCACGCTTGTGGTCATGATGCACATACATCAATGCTACTTGGAGCATGTAAAGTTTTACATTCAATAAAAGATAAATTAAATATAAATGTAAAGTTCTTATTTCAACCAGCAGAAGAAGGTTTTGGAGGAGCAAAATTCTTAGTTGAAGATGGATGTTTAGAAAATCCTAAAGCTGATTATATATTTGGTCTTCATGTTATGCCACATATTGAAACAGGATTTATTGAAACAAAATATGATACATTAAATGCTAGTGTTGACACTATAAAAATAAATGTCAAGGGTAAAAGAGCTCATGGTGCATATCCTGAAAATGGTATTGACGCAATAGTTACAGCTTCACAAATTGTTACATCATTACAAACTATAATAAGTAGAAACTTAGAACCAAATAATGCTGCTGTTTTAACTATAGGTAAAATATATGGTGGTGATGCACACAATGTAATATGTGAAGATGTAAAGCTAGAAGGTACTTTAAGAACATTAAATAGCAAAACAAGAAACTTTGTGATTGATAAGATAACTAAAATCGTTGAAGATACTGCATCTGCATTTGGATGTATTGGAACATTACATGTAAGTGATGAAAATTATCCTGCTGTTATAAATGAAAAAGAATTAGTAGACACTGTTATCTCAAGCACGAAAGAATTACTTGGAGAAGAAAAGTTTATATTGAGACCAAACCCTTCTTTAGGTGGTGAAGACTTTTCTTTCTACACAGAACATTGCAAGGGAGCATTTTTTCATTTAGGATGTAAAAATGAAGAAAAAGGATTAATTTCACCTCTACATACTTCTAACTTTAATATAGATGAAGATTGTTTACCAATAGGTGTTATGATGCATGTAATGAATACTTTATATTTTAATTAG
- a CDS encoding amino acid permease yields the protein MEKAKKLGLFSMILLGINSIIGSGIFLLPGKVYNLANQNSIFIYIFATLLVLSILLCFAEVGSMFDKNGGAYLYSKKAFGNFIGFEVGTMSWVIRIISWSTLAVGFATALGSFWPEAATEYKGYTATALVTLLSINSLFGIKSTKIMNNVITIAKLVPLIVFVIIGIFFIKFENIVPSGNVVNSSMGPAIILVFYAFTGFESFIVASGEMENPKKNLPIALITTIFICAMIYILIQVVCMGILGDKLFENSIPIADASSVFLGNYGKVFISIATLISIFGINIGSSIVTPKCGSSLAEEGSLPAFIGKTNKYDAPYVAIIISLICCIPLVLTGSFEQLAVMSVIARFAQYIPTCLSVIVLRKRTDIQASFKIPFGPVIPTVAILGSLWLLQQAWVEDMAKPITQNRVLIGLGAMLLIAPLYIIMKKNKGIEYEDESEDSKLYISREKI from the coding sequence ATGGAAAAAGCTAAAAAATTAGGTCTATTTAGTATGATATTATTAGGAATTAATAGCATAATAGGTTCAGGTATATTCTTACTACCAGGTAAAGTTTATAATCTAGCAAATCAAAATAGTATATTTATATATATTTTTGCTACACTCTTAGTTCTGTCAATACTTTTATGTTTTGCAGAAGTTGGAAGTATGTTTGATAAAAATGGAGGTGCATATCTATACTCCAAAAAAGCTTTTGGTAATTTTATAGGATTTGAAGTTGGTACCATGTCTTGGGTCATAAGAATTATATCATGGTCTACTCTAGCAGTAGGATTTGCAACAGCTTTAGGTTCATTTTGGCCAGAGGCTGCCACTGAATACAAGGGCTATACAGCAACAGCACTAGTAACACTACTTTCAATAAATAGCTTATTTGGGATTAAAAGCACAAAGATAATGAATAATGTAATAACTATTGCTAAATTAGTACCACTAATAGTTTTCGTAATAATCGGAATCTTCTTTATAAAGTTTGAAAACATTGTTCCTTCAGGTAATGTAGTTAACTCTAGTATGGGTCCCGCTATTATATTAGTATTTTACGCATTTACTGGGTTTGAATCATTTATTGTAGCAAGTGGAGAGATGGAAAATCCTAAAAAAAATCTTCCAATTGCATTAATAACCACAATATTTATATGTGCAATGATTTATATTTTAATCCAAGTTGTCTGTATGGGTATACTTGGAGATAAACTATTTGAAAATAGTATTCCAATTGCAGATGCTTCAAGTGTATTTTTAGGTAACTATGGTAAGGTCTTTATATCTATAGCAACATTAATATCTATATTTGGCATAAATATAGGTTCTTCAATAGTAACTCCTAAATGTGGTTCTTCTCTAGCAGAAGAAGGTTCTCTTCCAGCATTTATAGGAAAAACAAATAAATATGATGCTCCATATGTAGCAATAATAATATCTTTAATTTGTTGTATACCACTTGTACTGACTGGAAGTTTTGAACAGCTTGCAGTAATGAGTGTAATTGCAAGATTTGCTCAGTATATACCAACTTGTTTATCAGTAATAGTTTTAAGAAAAAGAACAGACATTCAAGCTTCTTTTAAGATTCCATTTGGACCTGTTATACCAACAGTAGCTATTTTAGGTAGCTTATGGTTGCTACAGCAAGCTTGGGTAGAAGATATGGCAAAACCTATAACTCAAAATAGAGTTTTAATCGGATTGGGAGCAATGTTATTAATAGCACCTCTATACATAATTATGAAAAAAAATAAGGGAATTGAGTATGAAGATGAATCAGAAGATTCAAAATTATATATTTCTAGAGAAAAAATTTAA